One window from the genome of Megalobrama amblycephala isolate DHTTF-2021 linkage group LG4, ASM1881202v1, whole genome shotgun sequence encodes:
- the LOC125266212 gene encoding uncharacterized protein LOC125266212, translated as MAVSEKLIQTVYAYPVLYNVSLHDYRSSERRVNAWREVAASVGLSVVECKRRWKTIRDRYIRERRLCKMKKEEGGRRLHYWPHRESLSFLDAHIRKRKRPSEAEALEELDDADGSAHDSPEESLDESSGGDSKSSVEKKAKSGSKFPLNAAEPKHQIKPAIAAQLNPLSQLPLSIVTQLAPVKQLAVVTGLPPGLKVSQASGSASPQPAVVTNAAPALLTPSASPSDLSGQTAEKEQLKSCEKAERAFDEDELFLLSYVPALKRLTPQKRAAVKMQIQQIMFDAEFKDE; from the exons ATGGCCGTGAGTGAGAAACTCATCCAAACCGTCTACGCTTACCCGGTGCTCTACAACGTGTCGCTGCACGATTATCGCAGCTCAGAGCGGAGGGTGAACGCGTGGAGGGAGGTCGCCGCGTCCGTCGGGCTCTCCG TGGTGGAATGCAAGAGAAGATGGAAGACCATCAGGGACAGATACATCCGAGAGAGGAGACTGTGCAAGATGAAGAAGGAAGAAGGCGGCCGGCGCTTGCATTACTGGCCGCACAGAGAAAGCCTCTCGTTTCTGGACGCTCATATCAGAAAGAGGAAGCGTCCCAGTGAAGCAGAGGCTCTGGAGGAGCTGGACGACGCGGACGGAAGCGCTCACGACTCGCCCGAGGAGTCGCTCGACGAGTCCAGCGGCGGCGATTCAAAGTCTAGCGTTGAAAAGAAAGCAAAGTCCGGCAGCAAGTTTCCTCTGAACGCGGCGGAGCCGAAGCATCAGATCAAGCCGGCGATCGCGGCTCAGTTGAATCCCTTGTCGCAGCTGCCGTTGTCTATCGTCACTCAGCTCGCCCCCGTCAAACAGCTGGCGGTCGTCACCGGTCTGCCTCCGGGTCTGAAGGTGTCGCAGGCGTCCGGTTCAGCTTCACCGCAGCCGGCCGTCGTGACGAACGCAGCTCCTGCGCTGCTGACGCCGTCGGCCTCACCCAGCGACCTCAGCGGCCAGACGGCGGAGAAAGAGCAGCTGAAGAGCTGCGAGAAAGCCGAGCGAGCGTTTGACGAGGACGAGTTGTTTCTCTTGAGTTACGTCCCTGCCCTCAAAAGACTGACGCCGCAGAAAAGAGCTGCGGTCAAAATGCAGATCCAGCAGATCATGTTTGACGCAGAGTTCAAAGACGAATGA
- the rnf185 gene encoding E3 ubiquitin-protein ligase RNF185, whose amino-acid sequence MASAAANESSAAAAAAANGQTAGENGSGGGGGSTQDSTFECNICLDTSKDAVISLCGHLFCWPCLHQWLETRPNRQVCPVCKAGISRDKVIPLYGRGSTGQQDPRERTPPRPQGQRPEPENRGGFQGFGFGDGGFQMSFGIGAFPFGIFATAFNINDGRPPPAAPGTPQHTDEQFLSRLFLFVALLIMFWLLIA is encoded by the exons ATGGCCAGTGCAGCGGCCAATGAGagttcagcagcagcagcagcagcagcgaaTGGACAGACGGCAGGAGAGAACGGCAgtggcggcggcggcggcagcaCTCAGGACAGCACGTTTGAGTGTAACATCTGTCTGGACACATCTAAAGACGCCGTCATCAGTCTGTGTGGTCATCTCTTCTG CTGGCCATGTTTGCATCAA TGGTTAGAAACCAGGCCGAACAGACAGGTGTGTCCCGTGTGTAAAGCAGGCATCAGCCGAGACAAAGTGATCCCGCTGTACGGCAGAGGCAGCACAGGTCAACAGGACCCCAG AGAGCGAACTCCTCCACGACCACAAGGACAGCGGCCGGAACCGGAGAACCGTGGC GGATTTCAAGGCTTCGGCTTCGGAGATGGAGGCTTCCAGATGTCTTTCGGTATTGGCGCTTTTCCGTTCGGGATCTTTGCCACGGCATTCAATATCAATGACGGAAGACCACCtccag CGGCTCCAGGAACCCCTCAGCACACGGACGAGCAGTTTCTGTCCCGCCTCTTCCTGTTTGTGGCGCTGCTCATCATGTTTTGGCTGCTTATCGCTTGA
- the LOC125266213 gene encoding homeobox protein goosecoid-2 yields MDGSKKRLAFTIDSILSAGFENGDRSLENPRASAPGACEERPTPESAASRDESMNQTETRSHCCFCSHCGEILHTAAIWGSRMFPETCSAADAHGRESFGHVQRRVRRHRTIFTEEQLDALEDLFRQNQYPDINTREQLAQQTHLREERVEVWFKNRRAKWRRQKRLPFSLRGADDWKTVLHSD; encoded by the exons ATGGACGGGAGCAAGAAGCGCTTGGCATTCACCATCGACAGCATTCTGAGCGCTGGCTTTGAGAACGGAGACAGGAGCTTGGAAAACCCTCGTGCTTCGGCTCCGGGAGCCTGTGAGGAGAGACCGACCCCGGAATCTGCAGCGAGTCGCGATGAATCGATGAATCAGACGGAGACTCGATCGCACTGCTGCTTCTGTTCACACTGTGGAGAGATTCTGCACACGGCCGCCA TTTGGGGTTCGAGGATGTTTCCAGAGACGTGCTCTGCTGCAGACGCTCATGGCAGAGAAAGCTTCGGTCATGTTCAGAGGAGGGTTCGCCGCCACCGGACCATCTTCACAGAAGAACAGCTGGACGCTCTGGAGGATCTGTTCCGGCAGAACCAGTATCCTGACATCAACACCCGCGAGCAGCTGGCCCAGCAGACACACCTGCGCGAGGAGAGAGTCGAG GTGTGGTTTAAGAACCGAAGGGCAAAATGGAGACGACAGAAGCGGCTTCCTTTCAGCCTCCGTGGAGCAGATGACTGGAAAACAGTCCTTCACAGCGACTGA